The Agromyces mariniharenae genome includes a window with the following:
- a CDS encoding aldo/keto reductase: MTQPPVAPAPSLSLSDGNTIPQLGFGLYKVPAADAARLSREAIAIGYRHLDTAALYANEEGVGEAVRSAEVPRDELFVASKVWMDDNGYDSTLRAFDASMQRLGLATLDLYMIHWPVPSTDRYVDTWRALVRLQEEGRVQSIGVANFHAHHLERIIGETGVAPVVNQVELHPWLPQEELRAFDEAHGIRTEAWSPLARGRVLGTPLLADLADKRGRTPAQVVLRWHLELGNIVIPKASSAARLRENLDVFDFALDDEDLAAIATLESGERTGRDPDFD; this comes from the coding sequence ATGACGCAGCCGCCCGTCGCCCCGGCGCCCAGCCTGTCGCTTTCCGACGGCAACACCATCCCGCAGCTCGGCTTCGGCCTCTACAAGGTGCCGGCAGCGGATGCCGCGCGCCTCAGCCGCGAGGCGATCGCCATCGGGTACCGGCACCTCGACACCGCCGCGCTCTACGCGAACGAGGAGGGCGTCGGCGAGGCCGTGCGCTCGGCGGAGGTGCCGCGCGACGAGCTCTTCGTCGCCAGCAAGGTCTGGATGGACGACAACGGCTACGACTCGACGCTGCGCGCGTTCGACGCGAGCATGCAGCGGCTCGGCCTGGCGACGCTCGACCTCTACATGATCCACTGGCCGGTGCCCTCGACCGACCGGTACGTGGACACGTGGCGAGCGCTCGTGCGGCTGCAGGAGGAGGGACGCGTGCAGTCGATCGGCGTGGCGAACTTCCACGCGCACCACCTCGAGCGCATCATCGGCGAGACCGGCGTCGCGCCCGTCGTGAACCAGGTCGAGTTGCACCCGTGGCTGCCACAGGAGGAGCTGCGCGCGTTCGACGAGGCGCACGGCATCCGCACCGAGGCGTGGTCGCCCCTCGCGCGCGGCCGCGTGCTCGGCACCCCGTTGCTCGCCGATCTCGCCGACAAGCGCGGACGCACGCCCGCGCAGGTCGTGCTGCGCTGGCACCTCGAGCTCGGCAACATCGTGATCCCGAAGGCGTCCTCCGCCGCCCGGCTGCGCGAGAACCTCGACGTGTTCGACTTCGCGCTCGACGACGAGGACCTGGCCGCGATCGCCACCCTCGAGAGCGGCGAGCGCACGGGCCGCGATCCCGACTTCGACTGA